A region from the Silene latifolia isolate original U9 population chromosome 7, ASM4854445v1, whole genome shotgun sequence genome encodes:
- the LOC141590265 gene encoding uncharacterized protein LOC141590265, whose amino-acid sequence MALNQGKWMEDTEDYSISAGYDWLTRQNAMKVPWAKSVWNRFNIPKHSFILWLIYQGRLLTLDRLIKMGITHQALCFLCGIQDETHSHLLHDCCYTKACFDRLSTWLNIHSRSDNRAIILKMKKFTIFVRLVISSLVATVHCNIWYARNTCRQEGYVFSPAALISKVKSECRLRLLGLDTGTLNREDMDWCKQHDLM is encoded by the coding sequence ATGGCTCTGAATCAGGGTAAGTGGATGGAAGATACTGAGGATTACTCTATTTCAGCTGGTTATGACTGGTTAACTCGGCAAAATGCTATGAAAGTACCTTGGGCTAAGAGTGTTTGGAATAGATTTAACATTCCTAAGCACTCTTTTATTTTGTGGCTGATTTATCAGGGAAGGCTATTAACATTGGACAGACTTATCAAGATGGGTATCACTCATCAGGCTTTATGCTTCTTGTGTGGCATACAAGATGAAACACATTCTCATTTGCTTCATGACTGCTGCTATACTAAAGCTTGTTTTGATCGTTTATCTACTTGGCTTAACATTCACTCCCGGTCGGATAATCGCGCTATCATTCTGAAAATGAAGAAATTTACGATTTTTGTCAGGCTTGTTATTAGTTCTCTGGTTGCTACTGTCCATTGTAATATCTGGTATGCTAGAAACACTTGCAGGCAGGAGGGGTATGTCTTCAGTCCTGCTGCCCTCATATCAAAGGTAAAATCTGAATGCAGACTCAGACTCTTGGGTCTTGATACTGGCACACTTAACAGGGAGGATATGGATTGGTGTAAACAACATGATTTAATGTAG